From the genome of Mycetocola spongiae, one region includes:
- the topA gene encoding type I DNA topoisomerase yields MSATKKLVIVESPTKMKSIAGYLGEGYEVLSSVGHIRDLAEPKNLPAELKKGGMGKFAVDVDNGFEPYYVVSDSKKKTVADLKRALKDADELLLATDEDREGEAIAWHLLQVLKPKVPVRRMVFHEITKDAILAAKDNTRELDVALVDAQETRRILDRIYGYEISPVLWRKVGPSLSAGRVQSAATRLIVERERERQAFVSAEYWDIAVQVSAEEDPIRFEARLVRLDGERIASGRDFSDRGELTGTARQLDAASAAKLAEALAAPETHSRVSKLETKPYSRRPAAPFTTSTLQQEAARKLRFSARQTMSVAQSLYENGYITYMRTDSPSLSKQAIDAARAQATSLYGADSIPDKPRIYAGKSKNAQEAHEAIRPSGDNFRTPSSLKSALSGNDYRLYELIWKRTVASQMADAKGQTATVTVESAAAGQIAEFTASGTVITFRGFLHAYEEGQDEQRNAENAAAREAKLPPLTEGQSVNLSDVEAKGHETTPPPRYTEASLVKTLEELGIGRPSTYAQTIATIMDRGYVSQRGQALIPTWIAFSVIRLLEEHFAGLVEYDFTASMEEDLDRIAAGEQDRTQWLNSFYFGGEDGSGLRQVIDNLGEIDAREINSIHLSDTITLRIGKYGPYLEITDPEAAPDATPRRVNIPEDLAPDELTVAKAQELIDAPVQTDRVLGVNPENGKEIVAKDGRFGPYVTELEPEPAVEADAATGEVIEPAKKKPAKKAAAVKPRTSSLFKSMSLDTLDLETALRLLDLPRVVGIDPESGEEILAQNGRFGPYMKKGAETRSLTTEDQIFEIDLPGALEIYAQPKYGAKRASSSLKEFAEDPESGKPIKVKDGRFGPYVTDGTTNATIPKSETVEEITFERAVELLAAKRAKGPAKPKAKKAPAKKAPAKKPAAKKPAAKTTATKTAAAKTTAAKTTAAKSTTAAKAATTKAATTKAATTKAATTKAATTKAATTKAATTKAAATKAAKAAATKAAKAAAEAAGEGSGE; encoded by the coding sequence GTGTCAGCCACGAAGAAGCTGGTCATCGTTGAGTCGCCGACCAAGATGAAGTCCATCGCCGGGTATCTCGGTGAGGGCTATGAGGTCCTCAGTTCTGTTGGACACATTAGAGACCTCGCCGAGCCCAAAAACCTCCCCGCCGAGCTTAAAAAGGGTGGGATGGGCAAATTTGCAGTAGACGTCGACAACGGGTTTGAACCGTATTACGTCGTCTCCGATAGCAAGAAAAAAACGGTGGCCGACCTCAAACGTGCACTCAAGGACGCCGACGAACTCCTCCTCGCAACCGATGAAGACCGCGAGGGTGAGGCCATCGCATGGCACCTCCTGCAGGTGCTCAAGCCCAAGGTTCCCGTGCGCCGCATGGTCTTCCACGAAATCACTAAGGACGCCATCCTCGCGGCCAAGGACAACACCCGCGAACTCGACGTCGCACTCGTGGACGCCCAGGAAACCCGCCGCATCCTCGACCGCATCTACGGCTACGAAATCTCCCCCGTGCTCTGGCGCAAGGTGGGCCCCAGCCTGTCCGCCGGCCGCGTCCAGTCCGCCGCCACCCGCCTGATCGTGGAGCGCGAACGCGAACGCCAGGCCTTCGTCTCGGCCGAATACTGGGACATCGCCGTGCAGGTCAGCGCCGAGGAAGACCCCATCCGCTTCGAGGCCCGCCTCGTGCGCCTCGACGGCGAACGCATCGCCAGCGGCCGCGACTTCTCCGACCGCGGAGAGCTCACCGGCACCGCCCGCCAGCTCGACGCAGCCAGCGCCGCGAAGCTCGCCGAGGCCCTCGCCGCCCCCGAGACCCACTCGCGCGTCTCCAAGCTCGAGACCAAGCCGTATTCGCGCCGTCCCGCCGCCCCGTTCACCACCTCCACACTGCAGCAGGAGGCCGCGCGCAAGCTGCGCTTCTCCGCCCGGCAGACCATGAGCGTGGCGCAGTCGCTCTACGAAAACGGATATATCACCTATATGCGTACCGACTCGCCCTCGCTGAGCAAGCAGGCCATCGATGCCGCGCGCGCCCAGGCCACGAGTCTCTACGGAGCCGATAGCATCCCGGATAAGCCCCGCATCTACGCCGGCAAATCCAAAAATGCGCAGGAGGCCCACGAGGCCATCCGCCCCTCGGGAGATAACTTCCGTACCCCGTCCTCGCTGAAGAGCGCACTCTCGGGCAATGACTACCGCCTCTACGAGCTGATCTGGAAGCGCACCGTCGCCAGCCAGATGGCCGATGCCAAGGGGCAGACCGCCACCGTCACGGTGGAGTCCGCCGCGGCCGGTCAAATCGCCGAGTTCACCGCCAGCGGAACCGTCATCACGTTCCGCGGCTTCCTGCACGCCTATGAGGAGGGCCAGGACGAACAGCGCAACGCCGAAAACGCCGCCGCCCGCGAGGCCAAGCTGCCCCCGCTCACCGAGGGCCAGAGCGTAAACCTCAGCGATGTTGAGGCCAAGGGTCACGAGACCACCCCGCCCCCGCGCTATACCGAGGCGAGCCTGGTCAAGACCCTGGAAGAGCTCGGTATCGGGCGTCCGTCCACCTACGCACAGACCATCGCGACCATCATGGACCGCGGCTATGTGAGCCAGCGCGGCCAGGCCCTCATTCCCACCTGGATCGCCTTCAGCGTGATCCGGCTCCTCGAGGAACACTTCGCCGGGCTGGTGGAATACGATTTCACCGCCTCGATGGAGGAAGACCTCGACCGCATCGCGGCCGGGGAGCAGGACCGCACCCAGTGGCTGAACTCGTTCTACTTCGGTGGCGAAGACGGCTCGGGCCTGCGCCAGGTCATCGATAACCTCGGCGAGATCGACGCCCGGGAGATCAACTCGATCCACCTGAGCGATACCATCACCCTGCGCATCGGAAAATACGGCCCCTACCTGGAGATCACCGATCCCGAGGCCGCACCCGATGCCACCCCGCGTCGCGTGAATATCCCCGAGGACCTCGCCCCCGATGAACTCACCGTGGCCAAGGCCCAGGAACTCATCGACGCGCCCGTGCAAACCGATCGGGTGCTGGGCGTTAACCCGGAAAACGGCAAGGAGATCGTGGCAAAGGACGGCCGCTTCGGCCCCTATGTCACCGAGCTGGAGCCCGAACCCGCCGTGGAGGCCGATGCCGCAACCGGCGAGGTGATCGAACCGGCCAAGAAGAAGCCCGCCAAGAAGGCCGCGGCCGTCAAGCCGCGCACCTCCTCGCTGTTTAAGAGCATGTCGCTGGATACCCTCGACCTGGAAACCGCGCTGCGCCTGCTGGACCTGCCGCGCGTGGTGGGCATCGATCCCGAGAGTGGCGAGGAAATCCTCGCCCAAAACGGCCGCTTTGGGCCGTATATGAAAAAGGGTGCCGAGACGCGCTCCCTCACCACCGAGGACCAGATCTTCGAGATCGACCTGCCCGGTGCCCTCGAAATCTACGCCCAGCCCAAATACGGTGCCAAGCGTGCCTCCAGTTCGCTGAAGGAATTCGCCGAGGACCCCGAGAGCGGTAAGCCGATCAAGGTCAAGGATGGCCGCTTCGGTCCGTATGTGACCGACGGCACCACCAATGCCACGATTCCCAAATCGGAAACGGTTGAGGAGATCACCTTCGAGCGCGCGGTGGAGCTGCTTGCCGCCAAGCGTGCAAAGGGCCCGGCCAAGCCGAAGGCAAAAAAGGCCCCGGCGAAAAAGGCCCCGGCCAAGAAGCCCGCCGCCAAGAAGCCCGCGGCGAAAACCACCGCCACGAAGACTGCGGCCGCGAAGACCACGGCCGCGAAGACCACGGCTGCCAAGTCCACCACCGCTGCAAAGGCCGCAACCACGAAGGCTGCGACCACGAAGGCCGCAACCACCAAGGCCGCAACCACCAAGGCTGCGACCACGAAGGCCGCGACCACGAAGGCTGCAACCACCAAGGCCGCCGCGACCAAGGCTGCCAAGGCCGCCGCGACCAAGGCTGCCAAGGCCGCCGCGGAGGCCGCGGGCGAGGGCTCGGGCGAGTAA
- a CDS encoding Rv3654c family TadE-like protein codes for MSGGLRKRARDDRGSGSIFSLALGSAVMLIAATLLGALALYAVRHAVITAADSAALAAAETVAGLAPGDPCGHAEALAQRAGATLAACTRGGADVTVTVERQIWGLKLRATARAGPERNTPEEDKNTPVSISS; via the coding sequence ATGAGCGGCGGGCTGCGCAAACGCGCGCGAGACGATCGTGGCAGCGGCTCGATTTTTTCCCTGGCGCTGGGCTCGGCGGTGATGCTGATCGCCGCAACCCTGCTCGGGGCACTGGCGCTCTACGCGGTGCGACACGCCGTAATCACCGCGGCAGATTCCGCGGCCCTGGCCGCGGCCGAAACCGTCGCGGGCCTGGCCCCCGGCGATCCCTGCGGGCATGCCGAGGCGCTGGCGCAGCGCGCCGGGGCCACACTGGCGGCCTGTACCCGTGGCGGCGCGGATGTCACGGTCACCGTGGAACGACAGATATGGGGCCTAAAACTGCGAGCCACCGCCCGCGCCGGTCCCGAAAGAAACACGCCAGAGGAGGACAAAAACACCCCCGTGTCGATATCGTCTTGA
- a CDS encoding VaFE repeat-containing surface-anchored protein, producing the protein MPAAAAQETFNPFDINRGFTAVAQGDAYLNNGEVEGAVAAFGVIATGNPNGYPGVHSAAGEADYTVPSIDGTPVRILATAYIGDGALDVSNRDDSKTIAADSPEANAVVKLVSLEGMAGSKRSDFLRLTNNSNGIIDLKSVKFDDAAISNFKTEKPAVSDYFADVDQKIARTTQCLASMYNPELALSHAVDLNERGGMLYPSDFDTKRPNVINYADVAGKTIKMDNADGYKPTAEAPLVIRVAKGVTSLQAINIEGWSPNKGQEQKLARYIMLDMSEVTGEVKIDGLTLGSIWAPQASLNFSSGVTTNGQWFAGGNIKAAGGGELHHHTFLGQLPCGDRVADPTPDPKIGTTVAVDGSQVKVLPLTGGTVIDTVAYEGLTPGTKYELAGEVRTAPAGEKTGIVASAEFTPTTAAGTTTVEFVITADQVAAYAGQDLVVFEYLTADGQPVAEHTDPKDQAQTFTVAKQPLKVVDPKIGTTVAVDGSQVKVLPLTGGTVIDTVAYEGLTPGTKYELAGEVRTAPAGEKTGIVASAEFTPTTAAGTTTVEFVITADQVAAYAGQDLVVFEYLTADGQPVAEHTDPKDQAQTFTVAEQPVNPDNPKKPAPEVPKEELAKSGGEAAWPALSAGILLFVGGMMLLLKRRSGRV; encoded by the coding sequence ATGCCAGCAGCGGCGGCCCAGGAAACGTTCAATCCGTTTGACATCAACAGAGGGTTTACCGCGGTTGCGCAGGGCGACGCCTACCTGAACAACGGTGAGGTTGAAGGCGCTGTCGCCGCGTTCGGTGTGATCGCAACTGGAAACCCGAACGGATATCCTGGCGTGCACTCGGCCGCAGGCGAGGCCGACTACACGGTGCCCAGCATCGATGGCACACCTGTGCGCATTCTCGCCACTGCGTACATCGGAGACGGTGCACTCGACGTCTCAAACCGGGACGATTCCAAGACAATCGCTGCCGACTCGCCCGAGGCAAACGCCGTCGTCAAGCTGGTGAGCCTCGAGGGGATGGCCGGTTCGAAACGGAGCGACTTCCTGCGCCTCACGAATAATTCCAACGGAATCATCGACCTCAAAAGCGTCAAATTTGATGACGCGGCGATCTCCAACTTCAAAACTGAGAAGCCTGCGGTCAGCGATTACTTTGCAGACGTCGATCAGAAGATCGCCCGCACAACACAGTGCCTGGCGTCAATGTACAACCCGGAGCTTGCCCTCAGCCACGCGGTGGACCTCAACGAGCGCGGCGGGATGCTGTACCCGAGCGACTTCGACACGAAGCGCCCCAATGTCATAAATTACGCTGACGTAGCCGGCAAGACCATCAAAATGGACAACGCAGACGGGTACAAACCCACAGCCGAGGCCCCGCTAGTCATTCGCGTAGCCAAGGGTGTCACCTCCCTGCAGGCCATCAATATTGAGGGTTGGTCGCCAAACAAGGGGCAGGAACAGAAGCTCGCCCGCTACATCATGCTCGACATGTCAGAGGTGACCGGGGAAGTCAAGATCGACGGCCTCACCCTCGGCTCCATCTGGGCACCGCAGGCAAGCCTGAACTTCAGCTCAGGTGTGACGACCAACGGCCAGTGGTTCGCCGGCGGCAACATCAAGGCTGCCGGCGGCGGAGAACTCCACCACCATACATTCCTCGGCCAGCTACCCTGCGGGGATCGCGTGGCAGATCCTACGCCGGATCCGAAGATTGGGACTACGGTCGCGGTTGATGGCTCTCAGGTAAAGGTGTTGCCGCTTACGGGTGGCACGGTTATTGATACGGTCGCCTATGAGGGCCTGACCCCTGGCACGAAGTATGAACTTGCCGGTGAGGTACGGACTGCGCCTGCTGGCGAAAAGACTGGAATTGTAGCGTCGGCGGAATTCACTCCGACTACGGCTGCCGGTACAACGACGGTTGAGTTTGTGATCACTGCGGATCAGGTTGCTGCGTATGCAGGCCAGGACCTCGTAGTGTTTGAATACTTGACAGCAGATGGTCAGCCGGTTGCCGAGCACACAGATCCGAAGGATCAGGCGCAGACGTTCACCGTCGCTAAGCAGCCGCTGAAGGTTGTTGATCCGAAGATTGGGACGACGGTCGCGGTTGATGGCTCTCAGGTAAAGGTGTTGCCGCTTACTGGTGGCACGGTTATTGATACGGTCGCGTATGAGGGCCTGACCCCTGGCACGAAATATGAACTTGCCGGTGAGGTACGGACTGCGCCTGCTGGCGAAAAGACTGGAATTGTAGCGTCGGCGGAATTCACTCCGACTACGGCTGCCGGCACGACGACGGTTGAGTTTGTGATCACTGCAGATCAGGTTGCTGCGTATGCAGGCCAGGACCTCGTGGTGTTTGAATACTTGACTGCCGATGGTCAGCCCGTTGCCGAGCACACAGATCCGAAGGATCAGGCGCAGACGTTCACCGTCGCTGAGCAGCCGGTGAATCCGGACAACCCGAAGAAGCCGGCTCCAGAGGTACCGAAGGAAGAGCTCGCCAAGAGCGGCGGGGAAGCCGCCTGGCCGGCACTCTCTGCCGGAATTCTCCTCTTTGTTGGAGGCATGATGCTCCTCCTGAAGCGCCGAAGTGGGCGTGTGTAA
- the tmk gene encoding dTMP kinase yields the protein MTNRGLFITLEGGDGSGKSTQAELLEQWLGSRGRTILRSREPGGTEVGEQIREIVLHHRGEISPRAEALLYAADRAQHIDTRVRPALERGDVVIQDRYIDSSLAYQGAGRALDLGEVRELSRWATGDLWPDLTILLDLDEVTARTRLDSSRTRFDRLEAEKNDFHRRVRAHFLELAAAEPRRFLVLDASLDIQTLAGLIRERVDTLLSA from the coding sequence ATGACCAACCGCGGTTTATTTATCACGCTGGAGGGCGGCGACGGCTCGGGGAAATCCACCCAGGCCGAGCTCCTGGAGCAGTGGTTGGGCTCGCGCGGACGCACCATCCTGCGATCCCGCGAGCCCGGCGGCACCGAGGTGGGGGAGCAGATCCGCGAGATCGTGCTCCACCACCGCGGGGAAATCTCCCCGCGGGCCGAGGCCCTGCTATATGCCGCGGACCGCGCCCAGCATATTGATACCCGCGTGCGTCCCGCTCTCGAACGCGGCGATGTGGTCATCCAGGACCGCTATATCGATTCCTCGCTCGCCTATCAGGGCGCCGGCCGCGCCCTCGACCTTGGCGAGGTGCGGGAACTCTCGCGCTGGGCCACGGGCGATCTCTGGCCCGACCTGACGATCCTCCTCGACCTCGACGAGGTCACCGCCCGCACCCGCCTGGATAGCTCCCGCACCCGCTTTGACCGGCTCGAGGCCGAGAAAAACGATTTTCACCGTCGGGTGCGCGCCCACTTCCTGGAATTGGCCGCCGCCGAACCCCGGCGCTTCCTGGTGCTTGACGCGAGCCTCGATATCCAGACCCTCGCGGGCCTCATCCGCGAGCGCGTAGATACCCTCCTCTCCGCCTAG
- a CDS encoding DUF4244 domain-containing protein: MPAVPAAARVRAGRIWRGLRSEEGAITAEYAITTMAAVAFAGLLVLILRSDEVRGMLVGLVRAALSIPS, translated from the coding sequence GTGCCCGCCGTACCCGCGGCGGCTCGGGTCCGGGCGGGCCGAATCTGGCGGGGCCTTCGCTCCGAGGAGGGGGCGATCACCGCCGAATACGCCATCACCACCATGGCGGCCGTGGCCTTTGCGGGGCTGCTCGTGCTGATTTTGCGCAGTGATGAGGTGCGGGGAATGCTCGTTGGCCTGGTCCGCGCCGCCCTATCCATTCCCTCCTAA
- a CDS encoding TadE family type IV pilus minor pilin has product MVLPAVVLCCLFLLGAIGAAGQRVRLIDAAGQAARELSRGESLDTVEPRLTRLIGPASLTTAQEGEYICVRLSAPVALAGALGLGLSQHVESCALDAGS; this is encoded by the coding sequence GTGGTGTTACCCGCGGTGGTGTTGTGTTGCCTCTTTCTGCTGGGCGCGATCGGGGCCGCCGGGCAGCGGGTGCGGCTCATCGACGCCGCGGGGCAGGCGGCACGGGAACTCTCCCGCGGGGAGAGCCTGGACACGGTCGAGCCGCGCCTCACGCGGCTGATCGGCCCGGCCTCCCTCACCACCGCCCAGGAGGGTGAATATATCTGCGTGCGACTCTCCGCCCCCGTCGCGCTCGCCGGGGCCCTCGGGCTGGGCCTCTCCCAGCACGTGGAAAGTTGTGCGCTGGACGCCGGCTCATGA
- a CDS encoding Rv3654c family TadE-like protein, with product MVLPAVVLCCLFLLGAIGAAGQRVWLIDAAILLGALALYAVRHAVITAADSAALAAAETVAGLAPGDPCGHAEALAQRAGATLAACTRGGADVTVTVERQIWGLKLRATARAGPERNTPEEDKNTPNHDG from the coding sequence GTGGTGTTACCCGCGGTGGTGTTGTGCTGCCTCTTTCTACTGGGCGCGATCGGGGCCGCCGGGCAGCGGGTGTGGCTCATCGACGCCGCGATCCTGCTCGGGGCACTGGCGCTCTACGCGGTGCGACACGCCGTAATCACCGCGGCAGATTCCGCGGCCCTGGCCGCGGCCGAAACCGTCGCGGGCCTGGCCCCCGGCGATCCCTGCGGGCATGCCGAGGCGCTGGCGCAGCGCGCCGGGGCCACACTGGCGGCCTGTACCCGTGGCGGCGCGGATGTCACGGTCACCGTGGAACGGCAGATATGGGGCCTAAAACTGCGAGCCACCGCCCGCGCCGGTCCCGAAAGAAACACGCCAGAGGAGGATAAAAACACCCCAAATCATGACGGCTAG
- a CDS encoding DUF4244 domain-containing protein, translated as MRARTTHFLRSCQVRFLFSTAAAVAFAGLLVLILRSDEVRGMLVGLVRAALSIPS; from the coding sequence ATGAGGGCGAGAACCACTCATTTTTTGCGGAGCTGCCAAGTACGCTTTCTTTTCTCCACGGCGGCGGCCGTGGCCTTTGCGGGGCTGCTCGTGCTGATTTTGCGCAGTGATGAGGTGCGGGGAATGCTCGTTGGCCTGGTCCGTGCCGCCCTATCCATTCCCTCCTAA
- a CDS encoding TetR/AcrR family transcriptional regulator — protein MIAEAAAQEFLQHGFAGASLSSIAERIGLTKGALTYHFSAKADFSAHFLELVRSATAQANEFSKAQYPACGVRRLVLYFFVTTSWQLSEPSYAAGLAQLLDQGAPAFESRHPIQDWYRLTVESLQASAEFEPERHGLTPIEAAELFFAMNLGANLFGSYIPQEEGEWRPMRLIRLALTAIGVEHADVIIAEVVDRHRESIPPMTYPRRTHTQR, from the coding sequence TTGATCGCGGAAGCCGCGGCTCAAGAGTTCCTGCAGCACGGATTTGCCGGTGCATCGCTGTCATCGATCGCCGAACGAATCGGGCTCACCAAGGGCGCCCTCACCTACCATTTCTCGGCCAAGGCGGACTTCTCTGCACACTTTCTTGAGCTGGTGCGGAGCGCGACAGCGCAGGCGAATGAATTTTCCAAAGCACAGTACCCGGCGTGTGGCGTACGCCGGCTGGTGTTGTACTTTTTTGTCACGACCTCCTGGCAACTCAGCGAGCCCTCGTATGCGGCCGGCCTCGCGCAGCTTCTCGACCAAGGCGCTCCGGCCTTCGAATCCCGGCACCCGATCCAGGACTGGTACAGGCTAACCGTAGAGTCCTTGCAGGCCAGCGCCGAGTTTGAGCCGGAGCGCCACGGACTGACGCCCATCGAGGCGGCTGAACTCTTTTTTGCAATGAATCTTGGCGCAAATCTATTCGGCAGCTACATCCCCCAGGAGGAGGGCGAGTGGCGGCCCATGAGACTTATTCGCCTGGCGCTCACCGCCATCGGGGTGGAGCACGCCGACGTCATCATTGCTGAGGTCGTAGACAGGCATAGGGAGAGCATCCCGCCCATGACCTATCCGCGGAGAACCCACACCCAACGCTGA